A window of the Polaribacter batillariae genome harbors these coding sequences:
- a CDS encoding class I SAM-dependent methyltransferase gives MLKKQLIPKALEDFYNKASEETRLENGMGFFEFERIKSLIERHISKPNATIIDVGGGTGKYAEWLAEKEHHVHLIEPVEKHLKLARKRAHKLKNKFSIFLGESCNLPIENEVADLVILHGPLYHLQQKEDRLQTIKEAKRVLKKGGIVLGFAINSSASTVAGLMQGFIHKKPFFEMCKTELTTGIHNPPKEFPWLLANGFYHKPKPLKKEFTSQGLEIINLFAVEGIIWLDNEYFANMLHPKKKATLLELLKVTELDESVLAFSPHMMVVARK, from the coding sequence ATGTTAAAAAAACAACTCATACCCAAAGCATTAGAAGACTTTTACAACAAAGCTTCTGAAGAAACACGTTTAGAAAATGGTATGGGTTTTTTCGAGTTCGAGCGAATTAAATCTTTAATTGAAAGACATATTTCTAAGCCTAATGCCACCATTATAGATGTGGGTGGAGGCACAGGAAAATATGCTGAATGGTTGGCAGAAAAAGAACACCATGTCCACTTAATAGAACCTGTTGAAAAACACTTAAAATTGGCCCGAAAAAGAGCCCATAAATTAAAAAATAAATTTTCGATTTTTTTAGGCGAATCTTGCAATCTACCAATAGAAAACGAAGTGGCAGACTTGGTTATTTTACATGGACCTTTGTATCATTTGCAACAAAAAGAAGATCGTTTACAAACGATAAAAGAAGCAAAAAGAGTTTTAAAAAAAGGCGGAATTGTTTTAGGTTTTGCGATTAATTCTTCGGCATCTACAGTTGCTGGTTTAATGCAAGGTTTCATCCATAAAAAGCCTTTCTTCGAAATGTGTAAAACCGAATTAACTACCGGAATTCACAATCCACCAAAAGAATTTCCTTGGTTATTAGCAAACGGATTTTACCATAAACCCAAACCGTTAAAAAAAGAATTTACTTCTCAAGGTTTAGAAATCATTAACTTATTTGCAGTCGAAGGCATTATTTGGTTAGACAACGAATATTTTGCGAACATGCTACATCCAAAGAAAAAAGCAACCTTATTAGAGTTGCTAAAAGTTACAGAATTAGACGAATCTGTTTTGGCTTTTAGTCCACACATGATGGTGGTTGCAAGAAAATAA